A region of Carassius auratus strain Wakin chromosome 41, ASM336829v1, whole genome shotgun sequence DNA encodes the following proteins:
- the LOC113059720 gene encoding 40S ribosomal protein S19 — MPGGGVTVKDVNQQEFVRALAAFLKKSGKLKVPDWVDIVKLAKHKELAPCDENWFYVRAASTVRHLYLRGGVGVGSMTKIYGGRKRNGVCPSHFSVGSKNVARKVLQALEGLKMVEKDPNGGRRLTPQGTRDLDRIAGQVAAASKKS; from the exons ATGCCAGGCGGTGGTGTAACCGTGAAAGACGTCAACCAGCAGGAGTTTGTCCGCGCGCTGGCAGCCTTCCTTAAGAA GTCGGGGAAGCTGAAGGTGCCAGACTGGGTTGACATCGTTAAGCTAGCCAAGCATAAAGAGCTGGCTCCCTGTGATGAGAACTGGTTCTACGTCAGAGCTG CCTCCACAGTGCGTCACCTGTACCTGCGTGGAGGTGTTGGTGTAGGCTCTATGACCAAGATCTATGGCGGGCGTAAGAGGAATGGTGTGTGCCCCTCTCACTTCAGTGTGGGCTCCAAAAACGTTGCCCGTAAAGTGCTCCAGGCCCTCGAGGGACTCAAGATGGTGGAGAAAGACCCCAATGG TGGGCGTAGACTGACCCCTCAGGGCACCAGAGACCTGGACAGAATCGCTGGGCAG GTTGCCGCTGCAAGCAAGAAATCTTGA